Genomic window (Helianthus annuus cultivar XRQ/B chromosome 3, HanXRQr2.0-SUNRISE, whole genome shotgun sequence):
aaaacttgtaaaaacggcgcgttaaaacgacgtgtaaaaaaacatgtaaaaaacggcgtgtaaaaaaacgtgtaaaaaacagaaaaaaacgtgtaaaaaacgacgcttgaaaaaacggcgcgtaaaaaacaaGAGGCGTGAAAGCGGCGCATAAAAACGCCGCGAAAAAAAACGGGACATAAAAAATGTCGCAGTAAAACTGGACGccaaaaaccggcgcgcaaaaaaaatttgctttgttaaaaaaatctgaattcaaaaaatgcttttaataaaaaaaactctTCTTAAAAAATaacaagtaatataataaaacaaaaaagtaataaaaaataataaagacaaaaagacaaaatagagtaattttactatactacccttttgaattaaaatattaaagacataataagacaaaatctatttaatattaatttttgttactttcaatctcatccatccatcttcttgatctaaaggctagaaagtggttctctcagttcttacaactggaggtggttttcattttagcggtcccatatatatatatatatatatataaatatagggtagggatatggtaaaaagtgtctaaaatgtgagaagggtaagacgtgttttaaaccattggatatttgatctaatggttgagatcaatagggtataaaatgtaaattgtgttttaattagaaggaccttatgtaaaattaaagggcaatagtgacttttccaacgtttcaaatatggtaaccgtttcaaaacccccatcaataTCCTATAAATAAGCGAATTTAtggtaactgtttcaaaacccccattaatctcctaaaaaatcagcgaatttctcgtactgaaataaattcttcgatttccttcacaacaactttttataacactataaagaacagtatattacatgataaaacactatagaaagatataacactatctgtttactgtaagacactatacataaataaaacactgttgatgggggataaaacactatgaaaaggaacagtatattacatggtAAAACACTATAGgtagatataacactatctgtttactgtaagacactatacagaataaaacactattgatgaggataaaacactatgaaaggaacaatatattacatgataaaacactatagaaagatataacactatctgtttactgtaagacactatacagaataaacactattgatggggataaaaacactatgaaaaggagattaaagatacatgtacataatataacactagTGACTGGGGAATACAACACTACAACAAGAACTTACCGTAAACAATTAAATGTATAGAacaaatcgaattcgaatcacatccctaatatatcgcctgatatttttggcagttatctttggaaatcaattaattgataagaatggacaattactaatatacccttttgaattaattaagataagggacacttgtcattcccaaattatttctcacacttctcacaaaacttggactttttacaggatcctctatatatatatatatatatatatatatatatatatatatatatatatagaaagagataaaatgaaaaaaatgtaAGAATAAGATAAAGGGTTGTGTGAATACTGGGAGCATTAATTAATATGACCTACCTTTTACATTTGTAAATATGATAACTAATATACGCTTTTAAAACATTTAACCTTTATACGATGTGAATTTTCTTTAATAACTTTCTTTTGTTAACTTTTCTAAAACAACTTGATAAGAATTTGTTGAAACGGAGTTGTACTCAAGATAAAGTGTTTTTTATATGGCGAGTGTCGTGAACAACATTTGTACTAGTATCGATACTATTAAAACCGGTacttatttttatggttttcaatcAATTTAAAACACGTGTCGATATCTTATTATATAGCAATAGGACCGACCCGACCCTATCTAACCCGAATTAGACAGAAAAATATTATATAGCAATAGACAAATGATGCTTAAAAATTTCCGCACCTCATGAAAAATTTTCTTGAATCCGCATTGCATCAACTTCTCTTGTATAATATTCTTAAGCCATTATTTGTCTAATTTTTCTACGAATATTTTCGGTATCACCAACACTATACTACTATAGAGAGAATTTTAATTGGTAAGTATTtgcaaaataaacatgtaaatatTACGACTCACACAAAAGTGGACCAAATAGCGGTGAGTTTGTGGTAGTTTAAAAACTTTAAATATGGTGTTATCTTTTCCTTAAGTATTTTTAGTATATCTTTCAAAACAGGATTTATGGGGTCACATTCACATGCCAAACTATCATAATGAATAATactaattaataaattaataatgaATCACGTGTATCATTTGTGTCATCTGTCTAAATCAACGTTAAGGTTTGAAGATTCAGAATGATTGGCTTCAAAGGATAAAAATGAATATACGTGAGTTTCAGACTTTATACACGAGTCATAAAATAGATACCCTAATAACGTACCATTTATCCAAATATGTTTTATGTAATGTTATCAAACGTAAAAGATTATACAATAAAAGTTAATATACGACTATGCTACCAGATGTGTAATCGTTGTAACATAATCATACAAGTATAACACAAAGTCACAAATGATGATTAATTTTTGTGGTTTGGTTTGTCATTTgaaattattaattattttttattatctttCTACTTTGTTCAAATCAAGATGCAAAATTAATAAGCAGAATTTTATTAGTAAATTAAACATCATTTTCTGTTTCTTCATTAAGTAGCATCTTTTCTATAAGCATAGTTCTAGTAAATCAAATATATGTAACAAAGCTAGAGTTCATAGAACCATAACAAACCTGTCACTTATACAACAATTAACCATCATTTTATGAAAGTTTACAACAAGTGCACGTTTCATTAACACCCATCTTCGACTCCAGATCTTTCGTGGCACATATATGATGATCAACTACAACGACGTATATGTAAACAAACTCACATCGCGTATATAATCTCCCCACTGCTGTCAATGTCGAGGTCCGGATCACTTTCCAGGTCCTCGTCCATGTCATCATCAATATCCAGGCATCCTGTGAGGTACTGGTTGAGGTTGTGGGCCCCAGCTGCAGGGATGGTCGCTTCGGCTATTATCTGCATTATTTCATCAACACCTTGGGTTGGTTGGTCTGTCCCCCCAAATTGGTCAACAGCATTCTCATTGACCAGGTCGCCCGGAAGGTTCTTTGTAAACCACTCGTGATTTCTTATCTCGTCCATGGTTATCCGCTAGTTTAGATTACAGAGAATTACACCCCAAATAAATCAGTAAATGCTAAAGTTTTAATGATTAAACAAAACAAATAATCATGGCGCTTACAAAGTTGGTCGCGAAAATAAACAGGTTGGGTAGTGGTTCAAAAGGggttttaacttttaaccattATAACGACTTTTGATCCATTTGACCCGTTTCTTTTTTATAAGTAAATGGTTTAAACAACCACCACAACCGGTATGCATAGATATATTTAAATGTAACTATAGTATGCAGACCTTAGCGGGATCGGCTACAAAAATTTTGGACATCAGTTGGCGGCACCCAGTGGATATATGAACATAGGACGGAATCGAGTACTGAACGTTGAGAATTCTCTGAAAAAACAAGCTATCATTTGAGTTAATAAATGCAAATGCAAATGAAATTGTCATGTATTGCCAAAAACAAGAGGATGGTGTATTTACTTGTATTGTCTTTCGAAAATTCTTAGGCTCCTCAGGGTCTTCAAACGGGTATGCTCCCACAAGCATCACGTATAACGTTACACCACACGACCACACATCTGCCATCTGAATTCATAATTTTATATTAGTTACAAATTATAGCAACCTATAAAAACCTGAAGTGATCTTCGTGTGTCATGAATGAAAATCATGTTGTTAAAGATTTTGATGGGCTTACCTTGCCATCATATTCTTTCTTAAGTAAGACTTCTGGAGCAATATATGCAGGCGTTCCGACAGTCGATTTTGGTTGTGAATGCAGAACAGAGGACTGAATACAAATACAAAGGAATACGAGGCTTAGAAGTTAGAAGTAAAGATAATATTAAACAATATAAATACACAAAGAAACTATTTAACTTTATATATGTTCATTAATGAGTAGAACCTAGAAATGTAAAGGTGGCAAAATGGGCAGGTCTGGGTAACGTCGTAACGTGCCAAAAGGGCTTTTTTGTACATGTGGAGACGGATCGGGTGTAACCACTTTTTGTCTAAACTTTTTTATGTATATAGATAAGTGTCACATATGCTTACAAAACTAGCATTACTTAAATAGTATAAAATGATTTAAGGGGCTTTTGATGACTTTCAAGCAATTAGACGAGATATAATATATTTTACCCATGTGACCCGTTCATAAGTAAACGGGTCGAATTTGTCCCCTGTATCAGAAGTAGCATAAAAAGGGAAGACATGATGATTAGTACCTTTGAATATCCAAAATCACAGATCTTAAGCCTTGGAGCCTGGCTACCATCTAGAAGCGTGTTTTCCAGTTTCAAGTCGCGATGGCATACTTGCTACATGGTACAAAAACCATGCTTTGCGTTATGcactttacaaaaaaaaatcatcAATACATGTGTGAAGACAGTTTTTAGTTAAATACCATATTATGACAGTAACCGACTCCTGATACGAGTTGCTGGAAAAAGAAATGTGCCTGCAACCCAAACACCATTGATGCTTTTTAAATTTTGATACAAACATGAAAAAAAGCAGCAATAGAAGTTAGTTATGCACTATGTACAGACTTCTTCTTCTGGAAACCGCCCAGCGTTGCATATCCGCTCAAATAGTTCTCCGCCAGATGCATATTCCATTACGATTGCCAGATGTGTCGGTGTCAAAAGGACCTAGATATCAAATGGGAAATCGTCAAAACGCCAATGCTTCGAATGTTTTGTCTAAATGACAGAAAATTACCATTTTAACCTTCTGAATGATTAAATGTTGAATTAATAAAAAAAGTTTCAAGTATGAACCTCTTTGAATCTGACAATGTTCGGGTGCCTCAGTGATCTGTGGTTGATGATTTCCCTTTGCACATTTTCATCTATCTGTTGGATTCATGATAACGGAGTCAACTAAATATTGAAACAATCTATTTCGTTAGAACTTGTAAACAGTGGATCCATCGAATTTAAAAAGCAACATGTGGAATCAAACTAAATACACATCAAATATATTTCAAGATATCTGTGACTGTGTTACATGATATTTCTAGCATCAAGATTTTAGCTCAAATGATATCAACCTTATTCAGGTGAAATTATATCAATTTAGGATGTTTGGATGCTAGATTAAACCAATAATGAAGATTTGTTTGTATGTGCCTTATAAAATGTTTCAGATTAATAAGACTTAAAATAacctttaaaataaataataaataaaaaaaggtatactggattttaataatcccaattaTTCGTCGTTGGCTGCCAACAGTCTCAATTTCAAAAATAACCAttggcagtcccaactattaacatattggcctacAGTGGGCCCTGACTAACGAtaccctaacgccgttagtctccggtcgctgGAAAACTCCTTTTTGGCTGGAAAACTCAACcttttcgtcccaaacctctttgtaaccttactATAGACCTTTGGAACCTTTTTCTAGTAGACGCCCCAATTATTGAGCTTGCCGGAAAGCTTCTTTTTTCCCGGAAAATTTCACTTTTTGggcggaaaactcaacattttcgtacCAAACCTCTTTGTGACCTTAGATaggacctttaggaacctttttctgGCCAAAAACATTTTTCCGGCGACCAGAGACTAACAGTGTAAGGAATCTGTTAGTCAAGGTCCATTgaaggccaatatgttaatagttgggactgtcCCGTGGCTATTTTTGAGTTGGGACTGTTGACGGCCAACAACGAATGGTTGGGACtattaaaaaaaatccaatattcctagAAAAAAAACATAATCATCTCTAGTTTCTAATCAATCactttcaaattaaaaaaaaaaaaaaaaaaaaaaacacataatcattgcaaaaaaaaaaaaacacacaccaTTAACTGATGACTCATGAACACAACACAACAATACCGAAAGAATTCAGATCAATTGATCACATACTAAACAAAACTCGAAAGCCAAATTCGAAAACACTCACCTTCTCACCTCTCTCAATATACTTAACAGCAACAAGTTCATCAGTGAACTTATCCCTCATCAACCTGGCCACACCAAAGTTACCCGAACCGATATCTCTCACAAGCTCATACCGATCGCTATCGTGCATAATCGGCATATCCATCGCAAGCGCCATCGTACTCTTCTCCAACTATCCAACTTAAAACTGATGGTGATGAATTGTGAAAATCAAAACGGTTGAGGATTTGAACAACGTGGCAGCACAAGGATCACAAGGAGTGTTGTAAAGTGGATTACCGAAAGTGATCAGACGAAATCTGAAACCCCGTGAAGCTTCAACCAtaaatggatttttttttttttaattttttgatgAACTGAGTGAGATATATTGGTGGTGGTGGGGGGATGGTGGGGGTGACGTTATGAACAGAAAAAACGGTGCTTTTTTCCCGGGAAAGAAGAAATGACGGATTTGCCCTTTCACGTGTGGTGGGcgttagggatgagcatttggcatCAAATACCGATCCCGTTCCGATACCATCCCGATCCCGATCCTGAAAATACCCTACCGAATTTTTTGGGTACCGGGAACGGTATCCACTTTTTTGCATTTTCGATATCGGTATTTTCGGGATCGGTACCGGTTcggtttttgtcacacccccaaaatcccacacgcggagtaccaccgcttgggagcgtgactgaccaggatcaagccaccaatcatattgaacgtgtaatTAAGTGGTAATGGTtgtccatcaatacgaaaggtgtttatcaaaaccaatatagttaagtatagcggaagcatttaagtaaacccaaacataagtattaatgtgtgaAACATCTTAAGTGTTCAagtagcattcacgatcctttgcccacaacgacctgctcctccctgtgcaagctccataaagtacctaaggtcctgcaaggcatgcagcagagagtcaacaactagttgagcgagttcacagaaagtaaatgcgtaacagtaagttcatgtgtatcaggtggctctactgggccaatataggtttctattggtgggggcttcccatgttgttaatccactagactatgcgtaaccatatgtgttcttcacaaccgagaacagtaatacgtacaagtttacgcaggatttacgtaagtatccttcacaaccgaggatagggtacgtgggggtttacgtaggttttacgtaagtgcctgacacaaccgaggcagtagtaagtATCCGTTCACGCGggctttacgtgagtatccttcacaaccgaggatagcgagtaacttagttatacgtaggttttacgtatgtgtcctgcacaaccgaggacgatggtttggtagtctagtaacagtgttcgtatgaatctattcaaccttatccttatcgatcccattcccaacaccccgggaatcccatgccttggtaagagtgtgaactcaccttgggttgctcggcagatacacaagaggtttcttgaactaagggtggtcaaccacgtcctaacagggttaccacacaagtcaggtttggttcaagtaatgcacgtatgaatAATAGTAAACACGTAGCACGTAAACAGTCATAGCATAACATAATCACACTTGTGCGCTTCGGATGGTTGGgtcattgagcttgtgcgagcccaaacatcttgtgcgatgtcaatgtctaagcccaaacacTACCCGGCCCGACATATAGGTAAACAGTTCAACCAATCCGGCCCAAATACATAACAGAATACGGCCCAACAATATCATACAAGTCTTGTGCGATTTGGACAGTTTGTGCGACTGAACTAGGTTGTGTGATCGGcctttgggcttgtccggcccaTTGGCATAAGTGGTCTAAAAACATATCGGCCCAACTAAGTAGTCCATAGCAGCTTGTGCGGTCCGGTAGCCCTTGTGCGATCAGGGGATCTTGTACGACCGAGAGCTTGTGCGGTTGGATCAGATCTTgaatgatctgatcttgtgcgatcggcTGGCTAATGCGTTTGGGCCTCTTGTGCGACAGGAGGTCTTGTGCGATCGCTTCCATTATTCCGGATTTCATGTCATTCGGTTACAATCAACATTAAATCTAGCCAGTTAGttacaaagtttccaagtttatcctatcaattaacagtttctctTCAAGCAATCATCGATCAAAACAAGGTTGTTATAACCAAATCGCATGAACCCTAATTGGACAAGACATGAACACTAATTTATTTAATTGAATTAACCCTAGAATTTTACACATAACATTCAAGTTCAACCATATCACAACCAATTGCTTATATATCCGGCAACTTCACAAGGTCATCGATTCTTTCGTTAATCATACATGACATTTATGCGATCCAAAAACCAAGAACATCAACAGCAATCAAACATTATCAACTCGCATGCAAGGCATAGCAACATCAAATCAGTCTAGCTTAATGTCACAAATACGATCCTAATCGGTTTTGCCTAGCATGAAATCATAACAACATTCAACAAGGAAAAACAATAACAATATACTAACCGACTAGAATCAAACGACGAGAGAATGATCCGATTGAAAAGCAAGATCTTCGATTTGCCAAGGGGATGCTTGCCGTCGGCTTAGAGAGAGgggagagcaagtagggtttgtAATTTGTGTGTGTGTTAGAtagttgtaacaaatgagagaataAGTCCCTAAGAGTGTTTGTACGCATAAGAGGAATGGGCCGGCCcttgcttgggctgcccttgaaccGTGTGCGAGCAATGTGGCCCAACTTGGGCTTGTGCGATtgttgtgtgtgttgtgcgatcgggttatgGTGTGTGGTTCGGGTTTCATTCAAACATGTATAATGCACATCACAtataacataatcacataatcattcaattaataaagttctcataaccacgtaacgttacacaaagtaagtctaaagttcgagttgtcacagttttaccttcaaataccgctaccgtaccgataccataccgataccgtaccgtaccgacatatttcggtatcggtatcCAGTTTTGGCAAAATTCGAGATCCGGATTTTCGGGATCGGGACGGGATTAagatttgctcatccctagatGGGATTGAGTGAGGtttgcaaaataaataaaaaaaagttatttgaGTTTCGCAAAATGGGCGGGGTGGGGCGGGCCAGGGATTCGGATCAAAGTGTGTcgaattaaaaaaaatgttattttgggtcgggTCAAAAGGTTGGAACAAAACGGGTTCGAATCACAACTTGTTTGGTTGAGAACTTGGTTACATATTTTATAATGTGCATTTACAAATTATTTCTTAAGTTTACGTTTATATTTTAATtcttaattatttgttttattttttaaatcttttttgtGGTAGGATGTCTCCACACAAAACGGGATTTGTGTTTTTTACATAAGTACCTTGTTTAAAATTATATTCCCATGTTATTAAGAGTATTTGAAAGTGGAAAGTTATTAAGTTAAAGAAACATAAATATATTGAAAACAGGGAATTGTGGCTTTGTGGTAGTAAGATGTGATAGAAAGATGACATGGGTCCAATATGTTGAGGGTTATAGTAGATTAGTAGGGGTGTATGTGTATTTGAATTTGAATAACATTTGCACAACCCAAGTGGGAAGGCCCATTAGGGTTACATTCACCACATCCCTGTAAATATGGA
Coding sequences:
- the LOC110929377 gene encoding serine/threonine-protein kinase SRK2E; the encoded protein is MALAMDMPIMHDSDRYELVRDIGSGNFGVARLMRDKFTDELVAVKYIERGEKIDENVQREIINHRSLRHPNIVRFKEVLLTPTHLAIVMEYASGGELFERICNAGRFPEEEAHFFFQQLVSGVGYCHNMQVCHRDLKLENTLLDGSQAPRLKICDFGYSKSSVLHSQPKSTVGTPAYIAPEVLLKKEYDGKMADVWSCGVTLYVMLVGAYPFEDPEEPKNFRKTIQRILNVQYSIPSYVHISTGCRQLMSKIFVADPAKRITMDEIRNHEWFTKNLPGDLVNENAVDQFGGTDQPTQGVDEIMQIIAEATIPAAGAHNLNQYLTGCLDIDDDMDEDLESDPDLDIDSSGEIIYAM